Proteins from a single region of Theobroma cacao cultivar B97-61/B2 chromosome 10, Criollo_cocoa_genome_V2, whole genome shotgun sequence:
- the LOC18585917 gene encoding uncharacterized protein LOC18585917, whose amino-acid sequence MELSFAPKSMQMSMLKLLPKPASFISSVWFATHGGRRQPLAYCLVHRSTLFSSRKFRGHNLKLARCVRFNDFSDGESSEWFGGDFQLFDYTEDEENHEEEPAPAVYEESGEEGKEMELSMQLLPSKVEFLEPYLLGIRPEPPYWPERDEVSRISIEHKANSLDIPLSLRIIKKKQRWKEGFVDAGEYAYCSVKNAFSSLVFIIRELQNHTWQIRENLQPEDLRVILTKMQGDLNSMFVWLFQQVFSKTPTLMVYLMLLLANFSVHSMAPQQPSTTQKAIAATMSLTEEESEETSGSGSSTSLQHTSGELDLWKSMVEEAARMQGGHHQKINMQFRPDNHEELVKRNIVYQMCIAEEPTNPLLVVNYARFLYLVAHDHDRAEEWFKRAIQIEPPDAEALGQYADFLWKVRNDHWEAEERYLQAVAADPENPHYASKYADFLWSTGAKDICFPLSSPHDSYNKVS is encoded by the exons ATGGAGCTAAGTTTTGCACCAAAGAGTATGCAGATGTCAATGCTCAAACTCCTCCCAAAACCAGCCTCTTTCATCTCCTCTGTGTGGTTTGCAACTCATGGTGGACGCAGGCAACCTTTGGCCTATTGCTTGGTCCATCGTTCGACTCTTTTTAGCTCAAGAAAGTTTAGAGGACATAACCTGAAACTTGCTCGCTGTGTAAGATTCAATGATTTCTCCGATGGAGAATCGTCGGAATGGTTTGGAGGAGATTTTCAGCTTTTTGATTATACCGAAGATGAAGAAAACCATGAAGAGGAACCTGCCCCAGCAGTTTATGAAGAAAGTGGTGAGGAGGGCAAAGAGATGGAATTGTCAATGCAGCTTTTACCATCGAAGGTTGAGTTTCTCGAGCCTTATCTGCTTGGAATCAGGCCGGAGCCACCTTATTGGCCTGAGAGAGATGAGGTCAGCAGGATCAGCATTGAGCATAAAGCAAACAGTCTAGACATCCCCCTTTCTCTGAGGATCATaaagaagaagcaaagatGGAAAGAGGGTTTTGTGGATGCAGGGGAGTATGCATATTGCTCTGTGAAAAATGCTTTTTCGTCACTGGTGTTCATCATCAGAGAGCTACAGAACCACACATGGCAGATAAGAGAGAATCTACAGCCTGAAGACTTGCGGGTGATTCTGACTAAGATGCAAGGAGACTTGAATTCCATGTTTGTGTGGCTATTCCAACAAGTGTTCTCGAAAACACCCACACTTATGGTCTATTTGATGCTTCTTTTGGCCAATTTCTCTGTACATTCCATGGCTCCTCAACAACCAAGTACCACTCAAAAGGCTATTGCAGCAACCATGTCTCTTACAGAGGAAGAGAGTGAAGAAACATCCGGGAGTGGTTCTTCTACTTCACTGCAACATACTAGTGGAGAGCTAGATTTATGGAAGTCGATGGTGGAGGAGGCCGCAAGAATGCAGGGAGGACATCATCAGAAGATAAATATGCAGTTTAGACCAGATAACCATGAGGAGCTTGTCAAAAGGAACATCGTTTACCAGATGTGTATAGCTGAGGAGCCGACTAATCCTCTTCTGGTTGTAAATTATGCCCGGTTTCTTTACCTTGTTGCCCATGACCATGACAG GGCAGAGGAGTGGTTCAAACGTGCTATTCAGATCGAACCACCAGACGCAGAGGCATTAGGTCAATACGCTGACTTCTTGTGGAAGGTGAGGAATGACCATTGGGAGGCAGAAGAAAGGTACCTGCAAGCAGTTGCAGCTGACCCTGAAAACCCTCATTATGCATCCAAGTATGCCGATTTCCTATGGAGCACTGGTGCTAAAGATATCTGTTTCCCTCTCAGCTCTCCTCATGACAGCTATAACAAGGTTTCTTAA
- the LOC18585918 gene encoding glycosyltransferase family 64 protein C4 isoform X1, with translation MRGSLPVNRRTVFKLRQVGISTLGSVKIRILLCGCVALTLLAVANRNRDSSSFMRWTDDVDSLHSSSSSRGRYAIVMNTWKRYDLLKKSISHYASCPRLESIHLVWSEPDPPSDSLKRFLNHAIQLNSGNGHRVQLVFDINKEDSLNNRFKEIRDLKTDAVFSIDDDVIFPCSSVEFAFTVWQSAPDTMVGYVPRMHWVDEKKGKDNYIYGGWWSVWWTGTYSMILSKAAFFHKKYLKLYTDEMPASIKEYITRNRNCEDIAMSFLVANATGAPPIWVKGKIFEIGSTGISSLGGHSDRRTQCVNKFVAEFGRMPLVSTSMKAVDSRNVWLW, from the exons ATGAGAGGCAGCTTACCGGTTAACCGTCGAACGGTTTTCAAGTTACGTCAAGTTGGGATCTCGACGCTCGGATCGGTGAAGATCAGGATCCTTCTCTGCGGTTGCGTCGCGTTAACTCTACTCGCGGTCGCGAACCGTAATCGCGACAGTTCTTCCTTTATGAGATGGACCGATGACGTTGATTCGCTCCACAGCTCTTCTTCTTCACG GGGAAGATATGCGATTGTAATGAACACTTGGAAACGATATGATCTCTTGAAGAAGTCCATTTCTCACTATGCGTCATGTCCTAGGCTCGAGTCTATTCATCTTGTGTGGAGTGAGCCTGATCCTCCATCGGATTCTCTTAAAAGATTTCTTAACCATGCTATACAATTGAACTCAGGAAATGGTCACCGAGTTCAGTTGGTATTTGATATCAATAAGGAAGATAGCTTGAACAACAGATTTAAAGAAATTAGAGATTTGAAGACGGATGCTGTTTTTTCGATCGATGATGATGTTATATTTCCTTGCTCTTCAGTAGAATTTGCTTTCACTGTATGGCAAAGTGCCCCAGATACAATGGTGGGATATGTGCCCCGTATGCATTGGGTGGATGAAAAG AAAGGCAAGGATAATTACATATATGGTGGATGGTGGTCTGTTTGGTGGACTGGTACATATAGTATGATCCTCTCAAAGGCTGCCTTCTTCCACAAAAAGTATCTCAAACTTTACACTGATGAGATGCCCGCATCGATTAAAGAATACATAACCAGGAACAG GAATTGTGAAGATATTGCAATGTCAtttcttgttgcaaatgcAACAGGTGCTCCTCCCATATGGGTGAAAG GTAAAATATTTGAGATTGGTTCAACTGGAATTAGCAGCTTGGGAGGTCATAGTGATAGGAGAACTCAATGTGTTAACAAATTTGTCGCCGAGTTTGGTCGAATGCCCTTAGTATCTACTTCTATGAAGGCTGTCGATAGCCGGAATGTCTGGCTTTGGTGA
- the LOC18585918 gene encoding glycosyltransferase family 64 protein C4 isoform X2 has product MRGSLPVNRRTVFKLRQVGISTLGSVKIRILLCGCVALTLLAVANRNRDSSSFMRWTDDVDSLHSSSSSRGRYAIVMNTWKRYDLLKKSISHYASCPRLESIHLVWSEPDPPSDSLKRFLNHAIQLNSGNGHRVQLVFDINKEDSLNNRFKEIRDLKTDAVFSIDDDVIFPCSSVEFAFTVWQSAPDTMVGYVPRMHWVDEKKGKDNYIYGGWWSVWWTGTYSMILSKAAFFHKKYLKLYTDEMPASIKEYITRNRNCEDIAMSFLVANATGAPPIWVKEVL; this is encoded by the exons ATGAGAGGCAGCTTACCGGTTAACCGTCGAACGGTTTTCAAGTTACGTCAAGTTGGGATCTCGACGCTCGGATCGGTGAAGATCAGGATCCTTCTCTGCGGTTGCGTCGCGTTAACTCTACTCGCGGTCGCGAACCGTAATCGCGACAGTTCTTCCTTTATGAGATGGACCGATGACGTTGATTCGCTCCACAGCTCTTCTTCTTCACG GGGAAGATATGCGATTGTAATGAACACTTGGAAACGATATGATCTCTTGAAGAAGTCCATTTCTCACTATGCGTCATGTCCTAGGCTCGAGTCTATTCATCTTGTGTGGAGTGAGCCTGATCCTCCATCGGATTCTCTTAAAAGATTTCTTAACCATGCTATACAATTGAACTCAGGAAATGGTCACCGAGTTCAGTTGGTATTTGATATCAATAAGGAAGATAGCTTGAACAACAGATTTAAAGAAATTAGAGATTTGAAGACGGATGCTGTTTTTTCGATCGATGATGATGTTATATTTCCTTGCTCTTCAGTAGAATTTGCTTTCACTGTATGGCAAAGTGCCCCAGATACAATGGTGGGATATGTGCCCCGTATGCATTGGGTGGATGAAAAG AAAGGCAAGGATAATTACATATATGGTGGATGGTGGTCTGTTTGGTGGACTGGTACATATAGTATGATCCTCTCAAAGGCTGCCTTCTTCCACAAAAAGTATCTCAAACTTTACACTGATGAGATGCCCGCATCGATTAAAGAATACATAACCAGGAACAG GAATTGTGAAGATATTGCAATGTCAtttcttgttgcaaatgcAACAGGTGCTCCTCCCATATGGGTGAAAG AAGTCCTATGA
- the LOC18585919 gene encoding probable aquaporin PIP-type 7a, with product MEGKEEDVRLGANKFSERQPIGTAAQSQDEEKDYTEPPPAPLFEPGELTSWSFYRAGIAEFVATFLFLYITILTVMGVVKETTKCPTVGIQGIAWAFGGMIFALVYCTAGISGGHINPAVTFGLFLARKLSLTRAIFYMVMQCLGAICGAGVVKGFMGKRRYGALNGGANFVAHGYTKGDGLGAEIIGTFVLVYTVFSATDAKRSARDSHVPILAPLPIGFAVFLVHLATIPITGTGINPARSLGAAIIFNKERGWNDHWIFWVGPFIGATLAALYHQVVIRAMPFKSK from the exons atggAGGGCAAAGAAGAGGATGTTAGATTGGGAGCCAACAAGTTCTCAGAGAGGCAGCCGATTGGGACTGCAGCTCAGAGCCAAGATGAGGAGAAGGACTACACTGAACCACCACCGGCTCCACTTTTTGAGCCCGGAGAGTTGACCTCTTGGTCTTTTTACAGGGCTGGGATTGCAGAGTTCGTGGCTacttttctcttcttgtataTCACCATTTTGACTGTCATGGGAGTTGTTAAGGAAACAACTAAGTGCCCAACTGTTGGGATTCAAGGGATAGCTTGGGCCTTTGGTGGCATGATCTTTGCTCTTGTTTACTGTACTGCTGGAATTTCAG GTGGTCACATCAACCCGGCGGTGACATTCGGACTGTTCTTGGCGAGGAAACTGTCCTTGACAAGGGCAATTTTCTACATGGTGATGCAGTGCTTGGGAGCCATCTGCGGTGCTGGTGTGGTGAAGGGATTCATGGGGAAGCGAAGGTACGGTGCTTTGAATGGTGGAGCCAACTTCGTCGCACATGGCTACACCAAGGGAGATGGCCTCGGCGCTGAGATTATCGGTACCTTTGTCCTTGTTTACACCGTCTTCTCAGCCACTGATGCCAAGCGCAGTGCCAGAGACTCTCACGTCCCC ATCTTGGCACCCTTGCCAATTGGGTTCGCAGTATTCTTGGTGCACTTGGCCACCATCCCAATCACAGGAACTGGCATCAACCCAGCTCGCAGTCTTGGTGCAGCCATAATTTTCAACAAGGAAAGGGGCTGGAATGACCAT TGGATTTTCTGGGTGGGTCCATTCATTGGGGCAACACTGGCAGCTCTCTACCACCAAGTTGTGATCAGAGCCATGCCTTTCAAATCAAAGTGA